One Columba livia isolate bColLiv1 breed racing homer chromosome 26, bColLiv1.pat.W.v2, whole genome shotgun sequence genomic window, GTCCAGGTGGGCTTCTCTCCTCCCCACGGGCTCTGAGCCTGCCCGAGCGATGTGGGTGATGCTGAGCTGCCGTGCTGCATCTCGGGGCCACCCTCCAGCGCTCTCCCTTTGCCCCTCGGCAGGTCGAGGCCATCTCGGACTCAGATACGGAGAGTCGGAGCCAGAGGGAGTTCCACTCCATTGGGGTGCAGGTGGAAGAGGACAAAAGGTACCGTGGGGTCGGGCTGGGCTGAGAGCTGTCACACTTGCTGCATGGGGGGCTGTGTCCCCGTGGGGCTCCCTGAGCTGTCCTGCAGCATCTTCTCCCTCTCTCATCTGGCTGTGTCCCCCAGAGCTCAGCACCATCCCCACCTGGATTCCCCTCTTGGAGCAGGATCTGGCCTTCCCTTTACCCCAGGGGTGGGGCTCCCCTGCTCCCACTCTGTGCTTGGAGTTTCTTtgctggggctcagccccaggACTTGAACCTGGCCCAGGTGCAGATGAAACCTGTGGGCTTTTCTGCAGCTAAACAAGatgttttggctgggctgggagcACTGTGTGCTGAGACCTGCGCAGCCCACGGGAGGGAAGCTCCAGCAGCGTGCCCATGCAGCCCCGGTGCATGGTCCTCTCCATCCGTGGTCCAGTACCAGTAGCCATGGAAATGGGCTAAGAGCAGAGGGAATGAGGGACTGGTGGGTTCCAGCTGCTCAGGGCTGTCCCCACGGCCCCAAATACTCCAGGATCCAgaccagtgtccccagccccatcctTTCTGTGGgcactcctgtccctgctcacgATGGGACCCGGGGTGGCAGGGCTGTCCTCGCTGGCCACCAGTGTCCCTACATGCTCTCTCTGTCCCCAGGCGAGCGCGCTTCAAGCGCTCCAACAGCGTGACAGCGGGTGTGCAGGCAGACCTGGAGCTGGAGGGATTCGCCGGGCTGGCTGTGGCCACCGAGGACAAAGCCCTGCAGTTTGGGCGCCCCTTCCAGCGGCACTCCTCGGAGCCCGAGTCCGGCCGGCAGTACGCCGTGTACAAGACGGTGCACACGCAGGGGCAGTGGGCGTACCGGGAGGACTACCAGCTGCAGTATGACACGGTGGAGGTGCCCCGGCGGGACGCCTGGATGGAGCGGGGCTCCCGCAGCCTCCCCGACTCCGGCCGTGCCTCCCCCTGCCACCGCGATGGCGAATGGTTCATCAaactgctgcaggcagaggtggaGAAGATGGAGGGCTGGTGCCAGCAGATGGAGAGGGAGGCTGAGGACTATGACCTACCGGAGGAGAGTGAGTTGGGCGGGCTTGTGGGGtcaggaggttgtagcgtggaggatgttggtctcttcttccaagtaacaagcaacaggatgagaggaaatggcatcaagttgtgtcaggggaggttgaggttggatctggggagcattttcttccccaaagggctgtggggcattggaacaggctgcctagagcagtggtggagtcaccatccctggagggttggacagatggaggtgaggttctcagggacatggggcagtgccaggggtggggtaacagttggactccaagatcttgagggtcttttccaaccaagatTAATCTGTGATTCTaggagggactggggggcacAGCCACGGTCCTGCTGTGCTCCCACTTTGCAGCACCTCCCCTGCCAAGGCTGAAGGGTTTGGGTGGGGGCAAGAAACACCAGGAAACTCTCAGGGACCAGAGGGGTCTGTAGGAGGGAGGAGACCTCACATGGGTTGAGGGCATCCGGGCTGTCCTGCTGCCCCGAGCGGGTGCAGGTCCCCGCTGCACAGGAGAGGGGCTCTGTACCCCATGGGAGGGCTGACCGTCTCCTCTCGCCCCGCCAGTCCTGGAGAAGATCCGCAGTGCCGTGGGCAGCGCCCAGCTCCTCATGTCCCAGAAGGTGCAGCAGTTCTACCGCCTCTGCCAGCAGAACATGGTGAGTGCTGCTCAGCGTTCTCATACCCGTAACCGGTGGAAAAGGGACTTTGGGACAGAGATCCTTCCAGCAGCATGGGGGTGAGATGGCCACATGGCCAGCAGAGCCGATGTCCCGTGGATAGACGTGGCTGACACTCTGTCCCTGCAGGATCCCAACGCATTCCCCGTGCCCACCTTCCAAGACCTGGCCGGCTTTTGGGACCTCCTGCAGCTCTCCATCGAGGACGTCAGCATGAAGTTCGCGGAGCTCCAGCAGCTCAAGGCCAATGGGTGGAAGATTGTGGAGCCCAAGGTAAGGGCGGCACTTGTCCCGCTGGCacttgtcccctgtcacctctccctccctcctccccaagCACATCTGTGCCCAAACAGccgctgctgggctgtcaccagCCACTGCTTCTAGAAAATACTTGTGAAAACAAACATCTGGGGAAAATGAGGCTAATGAAGGGGCTTTGGCACCCATGGCAGTGCCGTGCATGGAGGTGCATATGTCCGGCTGTGCCAGTTCTGCCGGGATACTCATTCCCTGGAGGTCCCAGCCTCACACCCACCCTGAAACCCCCATTGTCTGtgcaggaggagaagaaggtGCCTCCCCCGATACCAAAGAAGCCGCCGCGCTCCAAGGTGCACCCGGTGAAGGAGCGCTCCCTGGACTCGGTGGACCGGCAGCGGCAGGAGGCCCGCAAGCGGCTCCTGGCAGCCAAGCGAGCTGCCTCCTTCCGCCAGAGCTCGGCCACCGAGAGCGCGGACAGCATCGAGATCTACATCCCCGAGGCGCAGACCCGGCTGTGACCGCAGCTGCCGCTTTTCTACCCGGACTGGACGGCGCAGCCGTAGCTCACTGTGATGGGGGCCGCGGGGACACCCTGGGGCAGCTCTTGGCCCCGCTcacagcttttctcttttctatctTAGACCTTTTCGTGGATCCAACGGTGGGTGAACGCAAGCCCGGTTCTGCCCTGTCCCGTTGCCCCCTGCCCGCATGCCCCTGCCAGCCTCTCCCGGGGTCCGGGGCTCTCCCTCCCTCTGTCCATCCTCCCTGGGGCCAtgtcccagctctgtccccttcTCACCCCCCAGACCTTCTGCACCCCCCCATGTCCCAATTGAGAGGTGACCCTCAGCTCCCGGCCCTGCCGGGTtggaggggagggggctgcaggcaggccCCCTGCCTCTCTGTACTCAGTGCAATCCCCCGGTGCACACCGGGGATGGGTCCCCAGAGTCCCCCAAccagagcccccccagccccgctcccggcTCTGCCAGCACGAGGCTTCAGGACACGGCTGGGACAAGGGGCTCCCCCCGCCTGCCTCCTGCTCGGGTGCCATGGGGGGCTCCTTCCCctctatacatatataaatataaccTGAGGAATAAACCAGAAACTCCACGTGACCAGCGCTGTGTTCTAGCTGGTGGGACGCACCAGAGCAGCAGAAACCCCTCGGTCACGGTGAGCCGCCCCGCTTGCCTTGCCCAGAGCATCGCGATGCGCTTCTCCCCATCCCGCTCAGCCCTTCTGCTCCATCAGTCTGTCCCtccgtccatccatccttcCCTCATGCCAGCCAGGAGCATCTCTGCAGCGTGGCACTAAccagtgatggggacattgTCCCCCCATGCCTGGGATCTGTGTCCCCGGTGTGCAAGTGAGGAGGTAGTGGCGGGGAGACCTGCCCACAGCCCATTGGCACCCGTGGGGCCGGGGACCGTGGTGGCTCTGCCCTGGGCCAAGCTTGGTGCCAGCGGGTGGGATGGCAGCGTGGACACGGCTAGGAACTGCCACCTGAATACAGAGCTGCTAGAGATCACCCAGAGGGGGTCACCCCTTGTCCCCAAGCTCCTGGTGTCCCATGGGGAGGGGACACCCCAGGACATGCACCTAGTACCCTTTAGGACCAGGGGCCACCCTGGGACACTGCTGCTCACTGCACAGACTGCGAGCATGGCAGGgggtcccctgtgtcccctccagggcagagcagcatgGCAGGACAGGAGGTTGCATCTGCCCCATCCCTGGTCCCTCTCCATGCATCCTGTCCCCCACAGTGTCCCTTTTGGTGGCAGAAAGGGGAAGACACTGTCCCCAACCCCTGCCATGCCAGCAGCATCACCAGCCACCCCCCAGGCAGGGCCCATGGGTGCCGGGCAGCTCCCAAAATCCGGGGCCAAACCTTGCCCAGGGCCCTCGGGCAGAGCAGCGGAATCGGAGGCAGCTGGAGGGGCCCAGCTCATGCCTCCCATGTCACggggggccagggctgggcgGGGGGACACCTCACTGGGGGTCTGTTGGTGCTAAACACCCCCAGGACGGCAGTGCCCGCTCGGCCACCCACAGCCCCTTCCCACCCCGctcccccctgcaccccagattTAGGGACATGCCTGGGAAGGGCCCCTTGGCCCCCGCCCTGGCCAGCGCCGTGCAGTGACCGTGACACGTGGCTCCCTTTTTATTGTAACGAACCGCCGCAATTAATAAAGATGACTTTGGTTACTCCGGGCCAGCGGCCACCTCCCCACGGGGACATGGCCAGCGCCGGGCTCGCCTTTCCCTGTCTGCCACCCCTGCGTGTCCGTGGGTGGGAGAGGTGGGGATCATGGGTGGGAGATGGGGTCTCACTGGGGCAGGTGTCCCCGTGGGGTGGCCGGGTCGGGGTGTCTGCAGGTCCCCGTGGGTCTTTCTGTGGGTGTCTCCCTTTGTCTCTCTCCTCCCCGTCTCATCCTGTGGGTCTCTTCCTGGGGAGTTTCTCCCCCGAGGTCTCCCCGTGGGTCTCCCGGAGGGTGTCTCCCCCTAGCTCTGGCCATGGGTTTCCCCCGTGGTTCTCCCCATAAGTCTCCTTCCATGGGTCTCCCCGCGTGTTTTCCCGCGTGTctccccgtgtgtccccccgTCTGTCTCTCCGCGTGTCTCTCCGCGTGTCTCTCCGCGggtcccgcagccccggccgcTCCCCCAGCGCCGCCGATCTCCGCAGCGTCCGCCAGGGGGCAGCACCGCCCCGCGGGGCCGCCTGACGGCGCGCTGTCCCGCCCGCCCCGCTGACCGGAAGGGGCGTGGCTACGGCGGCGACCGGGCCCAGGtgagcggggccgccccgggctCGCTGCGGCtccggcggcggctccggctcCGGGGGAGCCCCGCGGGGGTCCCGGCCGGGTACCGGTTGAGTCCCGGTTCTCTGTGGGTCAGCGTTGAGTCCCCTCTGCGACCCGCCCGCTGCGGCCTTGCCCGCCGGAGCCTCTCCCGGGCACTGCGGGCCCTCAGGCCGCGGGGGCCGGGCCCGGTTGGTGACCGCCGTGTTTCGCCCCCGCCAGACGCAGCCCTCGGCGCCATGTGGTCCGTGCTCTGGGCAGCCGTGCGCTCCAAGGCCCCGTACGTCACCTTCCCGGTGGCCTtcgtggtggggctggtgggtCACCAGCTGGAGCGGCTGCtccgcggggaccctccgcccGCCGCCGAGGAGAAGAGCATCTCGGAGCAGCGGGAGGAGCGCAAGCTGGAGGAGATCGCGGGCAAGGACCTGACCAAGGTGGTGAGCCTGAAGGACAAGCTGGAGTTTGCCCCTCGGGCCGTGCTCAACAGGAACCGCCCAGAAAAGAGTTAATGGCGGGTTTGGGGCAGATGGTGCCCTGGAGGGACTGTCCCCGGGGactcccctgtcacctgcacagcttcccccaGCCGCCCTCCTGCACCGGCCTGGACCTTGGTGATGCACCGTGCCCACTGCTGCTCCTCACGCTCCCAGGGCCCTCTGGAGGGTTGGGGTTTAACCGCCCCACGGATGCGTCCAGGAcgcagcagccagagctcctATGTGGCACAGGGCGCTGGAGAAGGAGCAGATCCAAAATCCATCAGCCTGTCATGGCCCCTGAACCATGCAGCCCTCTCAACCTGTTTCCACCCATGTCTCTCAAGGTTTGGTTTCCTTCATGGCGTGAAGACAGAAGACACTTGGACCTGAGTGACGTGGGGTGGGGGTCAGGCTAACCGCCGGGGGCAGGAGGACCTTTTGTCCTTACAGCTTTCCCGTGGCTCTTTGCGAACCCCGATCACACACCACGCTACCACATCACACCCTGTGCAGTGCTGCACATCTCCAGGGAACTCCTGTCTGCGTCGTCCCCAGGCTTCACAGCGAGGAAGGAGGACAGTGGGAGGTGGAAGTCCTGGCCCTGCTTCGTGGTGTTCTGAGCGTGGCGGTGGCTTTGGACTGGTGTGTAGAGAATGGGGAGATCTCTGCCCTGTACAGGAACAGCCACAATAAACTTCTGTCAGTCCTTGGGGCTCTCTGTCTTCTGCATCAACACCTGGCTCAGAGTGTGTTTCTGCTCCCCATGTTTTCAACAAGCAGCCCGTTCTGCAATGGGAGAAATTTTGCCGTTATGCCTGGTCGGGCAGTGACCTTGCCTGGCGCAGGGGCCTGGCACGGCGGGCACAGAGTGACGggcaggaaggagagggaggcaCCGAAATCCCTCCCGGCTCCCCTGGTCACGTTGTCTGCTTCCCGTCAACCTCCTTATCTAGACAAGAAGGGCTGTGGCAGTGCCGGGTGGGGGCCCAGGGGACGGAgggtcctgctgtgctgctgagcaggCAGCAAACACTGGGGACAAGTGGGTGgtgtcccttccagcctcaggtGTCACCAGCACGGCAGGACAGTTGAGCGGTTCTTGAGCAGGGCCAGCCagtagctgctgctgctctctgccgGCAGTGTGCCTGGGCCGAGTGGCCACAGCCGGTGTTATCGCTGCCTCCCGGCTTGTTTTTTCCCGTGGTGCCTGAGCGAGGCCTCGCTGCTGCCCTAGCCCAGCCTTCCCCTCCGGGGAATGATAAATCTGTCGTGTCTGCTGCAAAGCCCTGAGGTCAGCAGCCAGTTCAGCGTTCTGCGTTGCTCCGTCCTGCTTCCTCGGggccagctcctgcctgctgaCAGCTTTCCTGCTGCGCTGCCTGGCCGTGTTTACCTCCCGACCTGCTGTCCCGGGGCTGGATCGCTGCCCTGCAGCCGGGCTCACAGCGGCACTGCCGGGAACGCACAGGCCCTTGCCATCGCGGTGCATGAGAGCAGCTCATGCTGGGTTAGACGGTGCAGGAGGAGTCTCGGGGTGGCGCAAAGGCtgtcccagccctgtccctctgTCACCTGCTGCACTAGGGCTCACAGCACCTTTTGTGCCACTGCCCCTGTACCCCTGGCAGCCTGGCACTGTCCCCTGAGCTACCCCCTGCCTTTGGCCTCCTGCTTTccagcctggctgtggggtgaCACTGGATGATGGCTGTTCCCTATTGTGCACCCGGGTGGGAACAATCCTGTCCCTTCCCCCAGCTGGGACCAGCTGGACCCAACTCGGAAACGTCTTCCGAAACCCCTTTGTTCACCCCGCGACGGAGCGGCTCCCTTGGCTGTTTATAGCCCATTGATCTGCCTGTTCCCAGAGCCGGCTGGGCACAATTGGGCTTTGTGGGGACCTCGCTGCCCCGTTTCCTCCCCTGGGCCCACACGGTGCCGGTCGGGGGGGCTGCTTGGGCCCTCgggcagggctgagccctgACAGCGGCTGCACGGGCACCAATGGCACCTGGctgagcagcccctgccccgctCCACCACAGCTCCCTTACTGGTCCCACTGTGTTTCCAGCTGGTTTCTGTGCGTCTGGGGACTTTCATCCATCTCCACAGCAGACGCCAGCGTTGCTGCGGGGCCATGGAATCCCGGCAGGCACTGAGGCAGGGGTGAAGCCTCTTACCACAGACCAATTGCCTTTCTCCTAAACCCTCGGTGCCATAAACCCACCCTTCCTCCCATTGAATCCCAACAATGTGCTGCCTGGGAAGCACCGGCTGGACAAGAATAGGAGCCGGCGAGCACTCAGGACTGGGGCGAGCAGCCACAGTGGTTCATGAAGAGGGAGAGGAAGCTTTGTTGAATAAACTAttatggcaaaaaaaaccccgacTTCCCGAGACTTCGCAAACTGCTCAAGTGCAAGTCCTTGTTTTGGTCCAGCGTGTTTGCAATCCGGCACAGCCTGGCGCTGCAGCAGGAGCGTGGCGAGGAGCCGTGTCAGCTGCACGACCCGGGCTGCATGAGCCGGGGGAGcctgtccccaagcagggaGTCCCACACCAGGCTCATTTTGCAGCGAGCATCATCCCAGGGCTTGTCTGGCTTCGGGAAGGGCCCCGAGAGCTGCCCCCCCCGGCCGCTCAGCACAACTCAGCACACCTGGACAGCCACGGCGGATGTCCGGTTAGATCAGAGCAGGGATGCACCatctgtgtggggctggggatgctgtgaCCCCGCGCTGGCAcaggggctgctcagagccaccGGTCCCCATGCTGTGAGGCCCAGAGGGTCGATTTTTGAGGAGGAGTGGAGGGGTACTCAGGGCTGGAGGGGGACGCTGGGGCCCACAGGGACTCACACGCCTGTGTCCCGTCCTGGAGTGGCTCAGTACCCACAGACCTGGGACACAGAGAGTGCTCCGTCTGGCTGCCCTGGAGAGAAAATGGCACATTCCCCCACGTGTCCTGCGCAGCCCCTGGGGACATCTGTGCCCTCCCCTGTCCCGACCAACCgaggctttttttcccaggctCTGGTTTTGCCCTTTCCCTGAGCGCAGCAGAGTCCTTTCCCAACCTCCCCGTGTCACTTCTGTTACCACCAGCAGCCCTGTTGTGCTGTGAGCGAAGAGCAGCTCTGGTTTGCATCTCGAGGCATTTCCCCAagccctggctggggacagctaCAGTGGGACACATTCCCTCCTGCTCGGCATAACCTCTTGCAGCCACAGCTCAGggctccatccccatccccagcacccctgggccACCGCAGCTCCTTGTTTTTAGACCAAATCAGCCTCCCTGTGCCAGGAAAAGCCCTTGGCTCCACAGtcagcagcccctgccctccCAGTGCTGCATCGGGACGATGCTCTGAGCCACTGGCAGGAGCAGGACCCATCCCGAGGTGGGCACGGGGTGCTGATCTCTGCGCTCCCACTGCCTCTATGCGAGGAAGCATCCAGAGGGGAGCGACAATGTCAGGATGCGGGAAGTTGTCGAGGCTATTGAGCGCGTTTCCTCCTGCCCGCGGTTCTCACACAGGGCCGCATTGTCTGACGTGCCCGTGCGCGGAGGGCTAAATATAACCGGGACGGGCCTGGTGGAGGA contains:
- the SMIM12 gene encoding small integral membrane protein 12; amino-acid sequence: MWSVLWAAVRSKAPYVTFPVAFVVGLVGHQLERLLRGDPPPAAEEKSISEQREERKLEEIAGKDLTKVVSLKDKLEFAPRAVLNRNRPEKS